The Pelagibacterium halotolerans B2 nucleotide sequence TCCGTTCGCTGGGCGACGGGCAGGTCGATTTCGCCGCCATCTTCTCCAAGCTCGCCGCCTATGATTTTGCCGGCTGGGCCGTGCTCGAATGGGAATGCGCCCTCAAGCATCCAGAGGATGGTGCCCGCGAAGGCGCCGAATTCATCGCCAGCCACATCATCCGCGTCACCGAAAAAGCCTTCGATGATTTCGCCGGTGCTGGTACGGATCGTGCAGCCAACCGCAAGATGCTTGGTTTGGACTGACAGGCGAATTAAGGGAGAATCGCAATGGCAGAAAACGGAAAACGCCCCATCCGCCTCGGCATGGTCGGCGGCGGCACCGGGGCCTTCATCGGTTATGTGCACCGCATCGCCTCGCGGCTTGATGGGGATTATCAACTGGTCGCCGGCGCACTGTCCTCGCGCGCTGAAATCGCCAGGGAAAGCGGCAAGAACCTCGGGCTGGCCGAGGATCGAATATATACCGATTTCGCCGAGATGGCGCGCGCCGAAGCAGCGCGCGAGGACGGCATCGAGGCGGTCGCCATCGTCACGCCCAATCACATGCACTTCGCCCCGGCCAAGGCGTTTCTCGAAGCCGGCATCCACGTCATCTGCGACAAGCCGCTGACTTCATCCATCGAAGACGCCCGTGCCCTGCAGAAGGTCCAGCCGAAAAACGGTGCCAAATTCCTTCTGACCCACAACTATACCGGCTATCCGCTGATCCGGCAGGCCCGTGCCCTCGTCGAATCCGGCGCCTTGGGAAAACTCCGCGTCGTCCAGGTCGAGTACCCCCAGGACTGGCTGGCTGTAGCTCCCGAAGAGGACAACAAGCAGGCCGCCTGGCGCACCGATCCCTCCAAATCCGGCGCCGGAGGCGCCATCGGCGATATCGGCACCCACGCCTATAATCTCGCCCGCTACGTCACCGGCTTGAAAACCTCTGCCGTCTCGGCCGATCTCGATGCCTTCGTTCCCGGCCGCCAGCTCGATGACAACGTCCACATCATGCTGCGCTTCGAAGGGGGCGCCAAGGGCATGCTGTGGGCCTCCCAGGTGGCTGTCGGCTGCGAAAACGGCCTCCAGCTTCGCGTCTATGGCGAAAAGGCCGGCATCGAATGGCGGCAGGACAATCCCAATTCCATGTGGTTCACCGAGTTCGGAAAACCCAAACAGCTCCTCACCCGCGGCGGCGCCATCGACGGGTCTGCCGCCGGCGCCATGGGCGTCCGCATTCCCGCCGGCCACCCCGAAGGCTATCTCGAAGCCTTCGCCACGCTCTACAGCCAATTCGCCGCCATCATCCGTGGCGAGGGGGCGGAGTTCGAAGGCCTGCTCCCCACCCTCGACGACGGTGTGGAGGGCATGGAATTCATCATGGCCGCGGTCAAATCCTCAAAGGACGACAGCCGCTGGACACCGCTGGGCTGATCCAACAAAAAAGGGCGGCGCACCGCGCCGCCCCAAATCATCGAGCGCTGCCGCTCGATTACATGCCTTCGTGCCATACGGCCACGTCGCGCAGGCTCACATCGAGCCCGTCGATCATGCCCACTTCCGTTGCGGCACCCGATTCCAGGTCGACCGTATAAAGCGTCATGTTGGCCACCAGATAGGCCGTGTTCATGTCGATCTCTTCGGCAAAGATATCGAACGCGATGGCATCGGCATCATCGATCCCCAGCATGCCGCGCGTTTCCAGCGTACCGTCATTGGGCGCCGTCTGCTGCAGCAGCGCCAGCATCGACCATTCGATGTCATACATCGCCGTCGCTTCGGGCGAGCCGATCGAGTTGATGTAAGCGGTCGCGACCACAGTGAAATCGGCATCGGCGTTTGCGTCGCCCTCGGCAAAATGCAGGCTGCCATCGACAATGGTTTCACCCGTATCGACGTTGATGCGCAGATTGGTCCCGTCCGAACCCATGAAACGCAGGCGGTCGGCCATCGGGTTGAAATCGACCATGGCGTAGTCGCCGCCGATGGTTTCGGTGATGGTCGACACCACACTGGCTTCGCCGGTCGCGGGATCGATCGTCACGATGTTATACTCGGAATCAACGCCATAGAGCATGTTGTCGGCTGGGCGCTGGTCGATGCCGAACAGGCTGTCGACGCCCGAAACGTCCATCATGCCTTCGACCATGAGCGTTTCGGTATCGAACATGACGAGCGTCTTGTCGCCGGCAAGGCCGACGGCCGGTTGGGCCAGCGCGGCGCCGGTCAGCGCGAAAAAGCTGGTGCCGATAAGAGCGGCGCGGGTAAGAGTGCGATGGGACATTGCGTTTCTCCTGATTTTTCAATCTGTTTGCTCCCCGAGATCCGCGGAGCGCGTGATGGTCACACTGGCTCTACCCGCCAGTCGCCAATCCGGATGCACCGGCGCGATGACTTTTTTGTTTTTTTGCATCTGAAGCGGTTTGTCGTGTGTAGAGTGTCCAGAAAGGTGATGCCGAGGTGTGGGGAGCGATGAACGAGCAGGGCGCGGCGGCACAGGTGAATTCATTGGTTATCGAGATTGCCAAAGGCGACAGATCCGCCCTTGAAGCCCTGTTTCGTATGGAAGCCGGGCGGCTGCTTGCCGTGGCCCGCCGCA carries:
- a CDS encoding Gfo/Idh/MocA family protein, which gives rise to MAENGKRPIRLGMVGGGTGAFIGYVHRIASRLDGDYQLVAGALSSRAEIARESGKNLGLAEDRIYTDFAEMARAEAAREDGIEAVAIVTPNHMHFAPAKAFLEAGIHVICDKPLTSSIEDARALQKVQPKNGAKFLLTHNYTGYPLIRQARALVESGALGKLRVVQVEYPQDWLAVAPEEDNKQAAWRTDPSKSGAGGAIGDIGTHAYNLARYVTGLKTSAVSADLDAFVPGRQLDDNVHIMLRFEGGAKGMLWASQVAVGCENGLQLRVYGEKAGIEWRQDNPNSMWFTEFGKPKQLLTRGGAIDGSAAGAMGVRIPAGHPEGYLEAFATLYSQFAAIIRGEGAEFEGLLPTLDDGVEGMEFIMAAVKSSKDDSRWTPLG
- a CDS encoding DUF4394 domain-containing protein, encoding MSHRTLTRAALIGTSFFALTGAALAQPAVGLAGDKTLVMFDTETLMVEGMMDVSGVDSLFGIDQRPADNMLYGVDSEYNIVTIDPATGEASVVSTITETIGGDYAMVDFNPMADRLRFMGSDGTNLRINVDTGETIVDGSLHFAEGDANADADFTVVATAYINSIGSPEATAMYDIEWSMLALLQQTAPNDGTLETRGMLGIDDADAIAFDIFAEEIDMNTAYLVANMTLYTVDLESGAATEVGMIDGLDVSLRDVAVWHEGM